Proteins encoded together in one Corallococcus soli window:
- a CDS encoding TonB-dependent receptor domain-containing protein, with amino-acid sequence MSPPRLLRLLPALLLLWGMEGAAQGVPSATSEPRTVEVDLQATDGGQGLSAEDAVRLGLSPDAGDTALVPPTLTADAPAAWPEGLEGTAGEVELELLVDVEGRVAEAKVVRAGAEPRLTDAALAAAPGLRFTPATLGGLPVAVRLPFLYRFTPPVRVPASTTRLTGEVRARGTRKPLADAALFLDGAQAPAGTTDPRGLFALDVTPGAHRVEVRAPGHATTTFEEKLEPGQTLQVVYRLQPREVNPYETVVRDERPRTEVTRISLHEQELREVPGTLGDPFRVVMLMPGVGSLASGISYPVVRGSQPAATGFFLDGVRIPMLYHLLLGPAVVHPDFIDTVDFYPGTPPVQYGRVLGGAVEGRLSRPREDRLHFTAYADLLNAGGFIEQPFESTGTSVSVAGRFSYSALLISLTANALNRPEASQVRAGFWDYQARIEQKVGQGRLRLFALGSSDDVGLSPEEVERSEGGGVTSRFHRIDLRGTHPLAGGEGEVGLTLGWDGLGLTGEQTNRVGGALVRQSVGEYGLSQTSLSARAGWRRAFTDSLELAVGADVENRRSATTLTGTARPPGWRPSDDADPLKRPSAIATFSGAYAGVTWRPAERWVVSPGLRVDAYHLVPGMTFTAVEPRLSVRHTLTDTLTLKGGAGLFHQPPTVLLHLPAVDTASLRYGLQSGAQFDVGAEWKAMDGLELSADAYFNPLSRAVEFDLVDVAENRRRRGSLGQDPATTGYAYGLDLMARHPLGNNWFGWVSYSFLQSKRKTRFSRYGEDNRVLETVEGSLPFAFEQAHVFNAALSYKFGNNWTVGTVVHFNTGRPESGQITSQTQRWVTDADGEGRWVRQDLDRAGRLAPFFRVDARIAKSWAYEDFTLDASLDVLNLSAQQEVIAYEHFSEGVPNETGLYPVRKPVQIPVILPLFGLKATY; translated from the coding sequence ATGTCCCCCCCCCGTCTCCTACGACTGCTTCCAGCCCTCCTCCTGCTCTGGGGAATGGAGGGAGCCGCCCAGGGCGTGCCCTCCGCCACCAGCGAGCCGCGCACGGTGGAGGTGGACCTCCAGGCGACCGACGGCGGTCAGGGCCTGTCCGCCGAGGACGCCGTCCGCCTGGGGCTCTCCCCCGACGCGGGCGACACCGCGCTGGTGCCCCCCACGCTCACCGCGGACGCGCCCGCCGCGTGGCCCGAGGGCCTGGAGGGCACCGCCGGAGAGGTGGAGCTGGAGCTGCTGGTGGACGTGGAGGGCCGCGTCGCGGAGGCGAAGGTGGTGCGCGCTGGCGCCGAGCCGCGCCTCACCGACGCGGCGCTCGCCGCTGCCCCGGGCCTGCGCTTCACCCCGGCCACGCTGGGCGGCCTCCCCGTGGCGGTGCGCCTGCCCTTCCTCTACCGCTTCACGCCGCCCGTGCGGGTCCCCGCCTCCACCACGCGCCTCACCGGTGAAGTGCGCGCGCGAGGCACCCGCAAGCCGCTGGCCGACGCGGCCCTCTTCCTGGACGGCGCCCAGGCGCCCGCCGGCACCACCGACCCGCGCGGCCTCTTCGCGCTGGACGTGACGCCGGGCGCGCACCGCGTGGAGGTCCGCGCGCCGGGCCACGCGACGACGACGTTCGAGGAGAAGCTGGAGCCAGGCCAGACGCTCCAGGTCGTCTACCGGCTCCAGCCGCGTGAGGTGAACCCGTATGAAACCGTGGTGCGCGACGAGCGCCCGCGCACGGAGGTCACCCGCATCAGCCTGCACGAGCAGGAGCTGCGCGAAGTGCCCGGCACGCTGGGCGACCCGTTCCGCGTGGTGATGCTGATGCCGGGCGTGGGCAGCCTCGCGTCAGGCATCAGCTACCCGGTGGTGCGCGGCAGCCAGCCGGCCGCCACCGGCTTCTTCCTGGACGGCGTGCGCATCCCGATGCTGTACCACCTGCTGCTCGGGCCCGCGGTGGTGCACCCGGACTTCATCGACACCGTGGACTTCTACCCGGGCACGCCGCCGGTGCAGTACGGCCGCGTGCTGGGCGGCGCGGTGGAGGGGCGCCTCAGCCGTCCGCGCGAGGACCGGCTGCACTTCACCGCGTACGCGGACCTGCTCAACGCGGGCGGCTTCATCGAGCAGCCCTTCGAATCCACCGGCACCAGCGTCAGCGTGGCCGGCCGCTTCAGCTACTCCGCGCTGCTCATCTCCCTCACCGCCAACGCGCTCAACCGCCCGGAGGCGTCGCAGGTGCGCGCGGGCTTCTGGGACTACCAGGCGCGCATCGAGCAGAAGGTGGGCCAGGGCCGCCTGCGCCTGTTCGCGCTGGGCAGCTCCGACGACGTGGGCCTCTCCCCCGAGGAGGTGGAGCGCTCCGAGGGCGGCGGCGTCACGTCGCGCTTCCACCGCATCGACCTGCGCGGCACGCACCCGCTGGCGGGCGGCGAGGGCGAGGTCGGCCTCACGCTGGGCTGGGACGGCCTGGGCCTCACCGGCGAGCAGACGAACCGCGTCGGCGGCGCGCTCGTGCGCCAGTCCGTGGGCGAGTACGGCCTTTCGCAGACGAGCCTCTCCGCGCGCGCCGGCTGGCGACGGGCGTTCACCGACTCGCTGGAGCTGGCGGTGGGCGCGGACGTGGAGAACCGCCGCTCCGCCACCACCCTCACCGGCACCGCGCGCCCCCCGGGCTGGCGCCCGTCCGACGACGCGGATCCGCTCAAGCGGCCCTCCGCCATCGCCACCTTCTCCGGCGCGTATGCGGGCGTCACCTGGAGGCCGGCGGAGCGGTGGGTGGTGTCACCGGGCCTGCGCGTGGACGCGTACCACCTGGTGCCGGGCATGACGTTCACCGCGGTGGAGCCGCGCCTGTCGGTGCGCCACACGCTGACGGACACCCTCACGCTCAAGGGCGGCGCGGGCCTCTTCCACCAGCCGCCCACGGTGCTCCTGCACCTGCCCGCCGTGGACACCGCCAGCCTGCGCTACGGCCTCCAGTCCGGCGCGCAGTTCGACGTGGGCGCGGAGTGGAAGGCCATGGACGGGCTGGAGCTGAGCGCGGACGCGTACTTCAACCCGCTGTCGCGCGCGGTGGAGTTCGACCTGGTGGACGTGGCGGAGAACCGCCGGCGCCGGGGCAGCCTGGGCCAGGACCCCGCCACCACCGGCTACGCCTACGGCCTGGACCTGATGGCGCGCCACCCGCTGGGCAACAACTGGTTCGGCTGGGTGTCCTACAGCTTCCTGCAGAGCAAGCGGAAGACGCGCTTCAGCCGCTACGGCGAGGACAACCGCGTGCTGGAGACGGTGGAGGGCAGCCTGCCCTTCGCCTTCGAGCAGGCGCACGTCTTCAACGCCGCGCTCAGCTACAAGTTCGGCAACAACTGGACGGTGGGCACGGTGGTGCACTTCAACACCGGCCGGCCGGAGTCGGGGCAGATCACCTCCCAGACGCAGCGCTGGGTGACGGACGCCGACGGCGAGGGGCGTTGGGTGCGACAGGACCTGGACCGCGCCGGCCGGCTGGCGCCGTTCTTCCGCGTGGACGCGCGCATCGCGAAGTCGTGGGCCTACGAGGACTTCACGCTGGATGCGTCGCTCGACGTGCTCAACCTCTCCGCGCAGCAGGAGGTCATCGCCTACGAGCACTTCTCCGAAGGCGTCCCGAACGAGACAGGCCTCTATCCCGTGCGCAAGCCCGTCCAGATTCCCGTCATCCTCCCGCTGTTCGGCCTCAAGGCGACCTACTGA
- a CDS encoding GRAS family protein, which produces MRTPKDELLLQAMDHALSARAMEAVETLAALYRLLDVERVPEDENYGVFATALTRRLEGASGALHPYRASEVDGGARQIDLFRQLMKHLPLASAADAVANTLLAGFLRGHDEATLLDVGIGQGRQECNLLRALAKAGALPRHLAVVGVDPSGASLREAQGAVTAVAEEVGLSLEFAGLESPVEDLDAAVWSALRGVRRPLVVNAAFALHHVVDGPAGAREPRDTVLGRLASLGPVGVVLCEPNVDHHRAPARERLANAWQHFSRVFQLLDTLEVPKEERRAIKRFFGREVDDIVGMVNESERCERHETALVWWERLRKAGFMPRRGMDAVCPPGVHPAVALRAEEGTVGIAFRDEVLVAVLAAVPREGA; this is translated from the coding sequence ATGCGCACGCCGAAGGATGAACTGCTGCTCCAGGCGATGGATCATGCGTTGTCGGCGCGGGCGATGGAGGCGGTGGAGACGCTGGCGGCGCTGTACCGGCTCCTGGACGTGGAGCGGGTGCCGGAGGATGAGAACTACGGCGTGTTCGCCACGGCGCTGACGCGGAGGTTGGAGGGGGCGTCGGGGGCGCTGCACCCGTACCGGGCGTCGGAGGTGGATGGCGGCGCCAGGCAGATTGATTTGTTCCGCCAGTTGATGAAGCACCTGCCGCTGGCGTCGGCGGCGGACGCGGTGGCGAACACGCTGCTCGCGGGGTTCCTGCGCGGCCACGACGAGGCGACGTTGCTGGACGTGGGCATCGGGCAGGGACGGCAGGAGTGCAACCTGCTGCGCGCGCTGGCGAAGGCGGGCGCGCTGCCCCGGCACCTGGCGGTGGTGGGCGTGGACCCCAGCGGTGCCAGCCTGCGCGAGGCGCAAGGCGCGGTGACGGCGGTGGCGGAGGAGGTGGGGCTGTCATTGGAGTTCGCGGGGTTGGAGTCGCCGGTGGAGGACCTGGACGCGGCGGTGTGGTCCGCGTTGCGAGGGGTGCGCCGGCCGCTGGTGGTGAACGCGGCGTTCGCGCTGCACCACGTGGTGGACGGCCCGGCCGGGGCCCGCGAGCCGCGCGACACGGTGCTGGGGAGGCTGGCGTCGCTGGGGCCGGTGGGGGTGGTGTTGTGCGAGCCCAACGTGGACCACCACCGGGCCCCGGCGCGCGAGCGGCTGGCCAATGCGTGGCAGCACTTCTCCCGCGTGTTCCAGTTGCTGGATACGCTGGAGGTGCCGAAGGAGGAGCGTCGCGCCATCAAGCGGTTCTTCGGCCGGGAGGTGGACGACATCGTGGGCATGGTGAACGAGTCGGAGCGGTGCGAGCGCCACGAGACGGCGCTCGTCTGGTGGGAGCGGCTGCGCAAGGCGGGCTTCATGCCCAGGCGTGGGATGGACGCGGTGTGTCCGCCGGGCGTGCACCCGGCGGTGGCGCTGCGCGCGGAGGAGGGCACGGTGGGCATCGCGTTCCGCGATGAGGTGCTGGTGGCGGTGCTGGCGGCGGTGCCCCGGGAGGGCGCGTGA
- a CDS encoding CinA family protein translates to MSDLEGLAPRVIARCRELKLRLVLAEACTGGLITAALTDVPGASAVVERAFVPYSNESKGEQLGVPLALLREHGSVSAQAVGAMVEGALQRSWADWGVAETGIAGPGGGTEAKPVGLVFVAVQRRGSPAVVERHLFPGDRRAVRQAASARGLALLLEQLAVES, encoded by the coding sequence GTGAGCGACCTGGAGGGACTGGCGCCCAGGGTCATCGCGCGCTGCCGGGAGCTGAAGCTGCGGCTGGTGCTGGCGGAGGCGTGCACGGGAGGGCTCATCACGGCGGCGCTGACGGACGTGCCGGGGGCGTCCGCGGTGGTGGAGCGCGCCTTCGTGCCGTACTCGAACGAGTCGAAGGGGGAGCAGCTGGGGGTGCCGCTGGCGCTGCTGCGGGAGCACGGCTCGGTGAGCGCGCAGGCGGTGGGCGCGATGGTGGAGGGCGCGCTGCAGCGCTCGTGGGCGGACTGGGGCGTGGCGGAGACGGGCATCGCCGGGCCGGGGGGCGGGACGGAGGCGAAGCCGGTGGGGCTGGTGTTCGTGGCGGTGCAGCGGCGGGGGAGCCCCGCGGTGGTGGAGCGCCATCTGTTCCCGGGGGACCGTCGGGCGGTGCGTCAGGCCGCGTCGGCGAGGGGGCTGGCCCTCCTTTTGGAGCAGCTCGCCGTGGAGTCCTGA
- a CDS encoding STAS/SEC14 domain-containing protein — protein MKSTRRERQMYRIDVNRAESIVSFALEGYIRLEEMQRFVVELKAATDTVAGQAIKIEADLRTFRPASPEAADLIRRVQEYGLRSGVTRVAELVQNQIVALQLNRVASGSGTDKILRRFWQESAARAWLLHGDAELGVALQG, from the coding sequence ATGAAGTCCACACGAAGGGAGCGCCAGATGTATCGAATCGACGTGAATCGCGCTGAGTCCATCGTGAGCTTCGCGCTGGAGGGCTACATCCGGCTGGAGGAGATGCAGCGGTTCGTGGTGGAGCTGAAGGCGGCGACGGACACGGTGGCGGGGCAGGCCATCAAGATTGAGGCGGACCTGCGCACGTTCCGGCCGGCGTCGCCGGAGGCCGCGGACCTCATCCGCCGGGTGCAGGAGTACGGCCTGCGCTCCGGGGTGACGCGGGTGGCGGAGCTGGTGCAGAACCAGATCGTCGCGCTGCAGCTCAACCGGGTGGCCTCTGGGAGCGGCACGGACAAGATCCTCCGCCGCTTCTGGCAGGAGTCCGCGGCGAGGGCGTGGCTGCTGCACGGAGACGCGGAGCTGGGCGTGGCGCTCCAGGGCTGA
- a CDS encoding AHH domain-containing protein, with the protein MSRWAAVLLWVVCATGCATSRTWRLDTGEGQAREYTPRKATALVALDGESFKEAVRTLAPGAPVTARPRWETLRLLKPEARRARASLGLVTLEDPRRGRVRVAEALEKGTALEEAYGRWCVRKRLGGDCLHLLEEGSGLDEEGKRTLAFRIALDSVWEETASALEGMTDPESMVTLLATTGAVYLGLWLVPEPLLSKGIAAVLTAGLIAYLGWDTVWSLIQGWRVFSERVREAEDFEGIRQAGEQYGEVMGKQAARAFVMLTMAALGGTAQTLAARMPTLPGAAQAALVGAEQGGFSLAAVGQVSAVAVSSSGTVTLELAPGAVAMAARGPTSGALEVHEHHIATNKWWEATHNGGPWSPQFQELFDRAGMSLDDPANRVFIRGHKGPHPKAYHQEVLRRLRQAMGRCRSTAQCREVLTSRLKQLASELKTDGTQLHKWITRTE; encoded by the coding sequence ATGTCGCGCTGGGCAGCCGTGTTGTTGTGGGTGGTGTGCGCGACGGGGTGCGCGACGTCGCGGACGTGGCGGTTGGACACGGGCGAGGGGCAGGCCCGGGAGTACACGCCACGCAAGGCGACGGCGCTGGTGGCGCTGGACGGCGAGTCCTTCAAGGAGGCTGTCCGGACGCTGGCCCCCGGTGCGCCGGTGACGGCGCGTCCCCGGTGGGAAACGCTCCGGTTGCTGAAACCCGAGGCCCGCCGTGCGCGAGCGTCCCTGGGGCTCGTCACGCTGGAGGACCCCAGGCGGGGCCGCGTGCGGGTGGCGGAGGCGCTGGAGAAAGGCACCGCGCTGGAGGAGGCCTACGGGCGCTGGTGCGTGCGCAAGAGGCTGGGTGGGGACTGCCTGCACCTCTTGGAGGAGGGGTCAGGGCTGGACGAGGAGGGCAAGCGGACGCTGGCCTTCCGCATCGCGTTGGACTCGGTGTGGGAGGAGACGGCGAGCGCGCTGGAGGGGATGACGGACCCGGAGTCGATGGTGACGCTGCTGGCGACGACGGGAGCGGTGTACCTGGGGCTGTGGCTGGTGCCGGAGCCGCTGTTGTCCAAGGGCATCGCGGCGGTGCTGACAGCGGGGCTGATCGCGTACCTGGGTTGGGACACGGTGTGGAGCCTCATCCAGGGGTGGAGGGTGTTCTCGGAGCGGGTGAGGGAGGCGGAGGACTTCGAGGGCATCCGGCAGGCGGGGGAGCAGTACGGGGAGGTGATGGGGAAGCAGGCGGCGAGGGCCTTCGTGATGCTGACGATGGCGGCGCTGGGCGGCACGGCGCAGACGCTGGCGGCGAGGATGCCGACGCTGCCGGGAGCGGCGCAGGCGGCGCTGGTGGGAGCGGAGCAGGGAGGCTTCAGTCTCGCGGCGGTGGGGCAGGTGAGCGCGGTGGCCGTGTCGTCGAGCGGCACGGTGACGCTGGAGCTGGCGCCGGGCGCGGTGGCGATGGCGGCGCGGGGGCCGACGTCAGGGGCGCTGGAGGTCCACGAGCACCACATCGCCACGAACAAGTGGTGGGAGGCCACGCACAACGGTGGGCCGTGGTCGCCCCAGTTCCAGGAACTGTTCGACCGGGCCGGGATGTCCTTGGATGATCCGGCGAACCGGGTCTTCATTCGAGGCCACAAGGGGCCTCATCCCAAGGCGTATCATCAGGAGGTCCTGCGGCGATTGAGGCAAGCAATGGGCCGCTGCCGAAGCACGGCTCAGTGTAGAGAGGTGCTGACCTCAAGGCTCAAGCAACTGGCTTCGGAGCTCAAGACCGACGGTACGCAGCTCCACAAGTGGATTACCCGGACCGAGTGA
- a CDS encoding imm11 family protein, which yields MGDQGGWYLSAPRNPQGREVDDPWQFTDGCPVRVEERLRFPIYHPGRPLEFSLAGVGATPVVHHRVANIFTELAPDDVQVIPVDVDGQSEPYCILVATRSIRCIDEEQSAEVQYFQPEDAQPEKLGTYRAVSGMRIDPTKVGDAKVFRTWGWSIALIVSEDIKDALERAGVTGVKFEEVTGPSAVTPEERERSLKLRALYERTETAREAFWRTLGTLDEEAIIPIVVGGGWPARRQVWRVIRRPEGRTLFVTDGLSDFYVAREEPSVGFGLELALETDEPVADVATCWQQLVLEHIGNELVEHEGVREKVRTGFLSMEVDGQRMPETLLTKNGRVGVLLGMEAPSLPSHFTMPDGEVRLVTVKVLMPAELAYLLEHGKHGREELMRRFNEHGPGHLSRAWRQPVV from the coding sequence ATGGGTGACCAGGGAGGCTGGTACCTGTCTGCTCCAAGGAATCCCCAGGGACGTGAGGTGGATGATCCCTGGCAGTTCACGGACGGCTGCCCCGTGCGCGTCGAGGAACGACTCCGGTTCCCCATCTATCATCCGGGAAGACCGCTCGAATTCTCCCTGGCAGGCGTCGGTGCCACCCCCGTAGTGCATCATCGAGTGGCGAACATCTTCACGGAGTTGGCGCCTGACGACGTGCAGGTCATCCCAGTTGATGTCGATGGACAGTCGGAGCCGTATTGCATCCTCGTCGCGACGCGGAGCATCCGCTGCATTGATGAAGAGCAGTCGGCAGAGGTCCAGTACTTCCAACCGGAAGATGCGCAGCCGGAGAAGCTCGGTACGTACCGGGCTGTCTCCGGTATGCGCATCGACCCGACCAAGGTGGGCGACGCGAAGGTGTTCCGCACCTGGGGATGGTCCATCGCGCTCATCGTCTCCGAGGACATCAAGGACGCCTTGGAGCGCGCGGGCGTCACGGGGGTGAAGTTCGAGGAAGTCACTGGCCCCAGCGCCGTCACGCCCGAGGAGCGCGAGCGCAGTCTCAAGCTCCGCGCACTCTACGAGCGGACGGAGACAGCCCGCGAAGCCTTCTGGCGCACGCTTGGGACGCTGGACGAAGAGGCCATCATCCCCATCGTCGTAGGAGGAGGCTGGCCCGCCCGTCGTCAGGTCTGGCGCGTCATCCGCCGCCCGGAAGGCCGCACCCTCTTCGTGACGGACGGCCTGTCCGACTTCTACGTGGCCCGTGAGGAGCCCTCCGTGGGTTTCGGCCTGGAACTCGCGCTGGAGACGGACGAACCCGTCGCGGACGTGGCGACCTGCTGGCAGCAACTGGTTCTGGAGCACATCGGCAACGAGCTCGTGGAGCACGAAGGCGTGCGCGAGAAGGTGAGGACGGGCTTCCTCTCCATGGAGGTGGACGGGCAGCGGATGCCCGAGACGCTCCTGACGAAGAACGGCCGGGTGGGCGTGCTGCTGGGCATGGAGGCCCCCAGCCTCCCCAGCCACTTCACGATGCCCGACGGAGAAGTCCGGCTCGTCACCGTCAAGGTGCTGATGCCCGCGGAGCTCGCGTACCTGCTGGAGCACGGCAAGCACGGCCGCGAAGAACTTATGCGCCGCTTCAACGAGCACGGCCCCGGCCACCTGTCCCGCGCCTGGCGTCAGCCCGTGGTGTGA
- a CDS encoding FG-GAP-like repeat-containing protein produces MSADVAVTPALAATRVQWGGWVFPRWNDPRLPFAALLTLYGVLGFTFFGFNRSPGQMAFLVVSGTLLDAALGWVLKRQKVVPLSAYISCCSLALLLNYSHASTLLWLPVWLAIGSKYLLTFQGRHVFNPSMFAVAVSLLVTRELITAAPAYQWANGEVALSAFIVMAALVLFFFRVGRGWLVVSFLGFYALQTALRAFILRHHLPPEVLFLGTLGAPSFFIFVFYMLTDPATSPGTRKAQVLLALAITLVDLVLHLKESVYTFFYAALTVATARFVFMHARAAWHAGGRESLRRLLSPDVLRRVGVVGGLGAVLALGHTVMAAPGARSAPLTFQLDSQDVAKAGLSSSMGNTLEELDPRVAHVAKWLVAVGDAVATGDFDGDGRLDLFLTHPLGTPEHHAGLYRNLGGLRFERVQVPALERFATRYKEEGLAGGGTFVDWDGDGDLDLAVAVAFGPVRLLRNTLKQTGTAGFEDATEAAGVTDHAVSLGLTFLDYDRDGHLDLLVLNAMTTHLPDYPAPTPLNLFQLPAPKYAGDRRMLRFMHDGWHDANNGGKNALYRGRGDGTFEKQDVDALGLSQTHWSLAVSTVDLNHDGWTDLYVANDFGPDDVYLNEGGRHFRRLVGPRFGEIGRDTYKGMNASVADFDRNGWLDVYVSNVHHSLQAEGSLLWMVAPGTDAFVPSFKDEATFRGALNERRFGWGAAAGDLDADGWPDLVQANGMVDARLDAPKWRIPDGQRNDYWYVNHKLMQSGPEVHTYADKWGDIRGRVLYPNEARRVYLNLGDARPGHFVDVAREVGIEAPDNSRGVLMADLDDDGDLDVLITNQHAPVSLYRNTLRASAAEAKPEAHFVGLSLVGDGQRTHRSAVGTRVVLSYEEQGRRVEQVREVGLMGGFSASADPRLHFGLGRHAGPVKATVHWYGAEPQEVTLEVDRYQEVRQPPAPTARRGGR; encoded by the coding sequence ATGAGTGCGGATGTGGCGGTGACGCCGGCCCTCGCGGCCACGCGTGTGCAGTGGGGCGGCTGGGTCTTCCCCCGGTGGAACGACCCGCGGTTGCCCTTCGCGGCGCTGCTCACGCTCTACGGCGTGCTGGGCTTCACCTTCTTCGGCTTCAACCGCAGCCCCGGGCAGATGGCCTTCCTGGTCGTCTCCGGGACGCTGCTGGACGCGGCGCTGGGCTGGGTGCTGAAGCGCCAGAAGGTGGTGCCGCTCTCCGCGTACATCTCCTGCTGCTCGCTGGCGCTGCTGCTCAACTACTCGCACGCCAGCACGCTCCTGTGGCTGCCGGTGTGGCTGGCCATCGGCTCCAAGTACCTGCTGACCTTCCAGGGGCGGCACGTCTTCAACCCGTCGATGTTCGCGGTGGCGGTGTCGCTGCTCGTCACGCGCGAACTCATCACGGCCGCGCCCGCCTACCAGTGGGCCAACGGCGAGGTGGCGCTGTCGGCCTTCATCGTGATGGCGGCGCTGGTGCTGTTCTTCTTCCGCGTGGGGCGGGGCTGGCTGGTGGTGAGCTTCCTCGGCTTCTACGCGCTCCAGACGGCGCTCCGGGCCTTCATCCTGCGCCACCACCTGCCGCCGGAGGTGCTGTTCCTGGGCACGCTGGGCGCGCCCTCGTTCTTCATCTTCGTCTTCTACATGCTCACCGACCCGGCCACGTCGCCCGGGACGCGCAAGGCCCAGGTGCTGCTCGCGCTGGCCATCACGCTCGTGGACCTGGTGCTGCACCTGAAGGAGAGCGTCTACACGTTCTTCTACGCGGCGCTCACCGTGGCCACCGCGCGCTTCGTGTTCATGCACGCCCGGGCCGCCTGGCACGCCGGAGGCCGTGAGTCCCTGCGCCGGCTCCTGTCGCCGGACGTGCTCCGGCGCGTGGGCGTGGTGGGAGGACTGGGGGCGGTGCTGGCCCTGGGGCACACGGTGATGGCCGCGCCCGGTGCGCGCTCGGCGCCGCTCACGTTCCAACTGGACTCGCAGGACGTCGCGAAGGCGGGCCTGTCCTCCTCCATGGGGAACACACTGGAGGAGCTGGATCCGCGCGTGGCGCACGTGGCCAAGTGGCTGGTCGCGGTGGGCGACGCGGTGGCCACCGGCGACTTCGACGGGGACGGGCGGCTGGACCTGTTCCTCACGCACCCGCTGGGCACGCCGGAGCACCACGCGGGGCTGTACCGCAACCTGGGCGGCCTGCGCTTCGAGCGCGTCCAGGTGCCCGCGCTGGAGCGCTTCGCCACCCGCTACAAGGAAGAGGGGCTGGCGGGCGGCGGCACCTTCGTGGACTGGGACGGCGACGGTGACCTGGACCTCGCGGTGGCGGTGGCCTTCGGGCCGGTGCGCCTGCTGCGCAACACGCTGAAGCAGACGGGCACCGCGGGCTTCGAGGACGCGACGGAGGCCGCGGGCGTGACGGACCACGCGGTCAGCCTGGGACTCACGTTCCTGGACTACGACCGCGACGGGCACCTGGACCTGCTGGTGCTCAACGCGATGACGACGCACCTGCCGGACTACCCGGCGCCCACGCCGCTCAACCTCTTCCAGCTCCCCGCGCCCAAGTACGCGGGCGACCGGCGGATGCTGCGCTTCATGCACGACGGCTGGCATGACGCGAACAACGGCGGGAAGAACGCGCTCTACCGGGGCCGGGGTGATGGCACGTTCGAGAAGCAGGACGTGGACGCGCTGGGCCTGTCCCAGACGCACTGGTCGCTCGCGGTGAGCACGGTGGACCTGAACCACGACGGGTGGACGGACCTCTACGTGGCCAACGACTTCGGGCCGGACGACGTCTACCTCAACGAGGGCGGGCGCCACTTCCGCCGCCTCGTGGGCCCCCGCTTCGGGGAGATTGGCCGCGACACCTACAAGGGCATGAACGCGAGCGTGGCGGACTTCGACCGCAACGGCTGGTTGGATGTGTACGTGTCCAACGTGCACCACTCGCTCCAGGCGGAAGGCAGCCTGCTGTGGATGGTGGCGCCGGGGACGGACGCCTTCGTGCCGTCGTTCAAGGACGAGGCCACCTTCCGGGGCGCCCTCAACGAGCGGCGCTTCGGCTGGGGCGCGGCGGCGGGGGACCTGGACGCGGATGGGTGGCCGGACCTGGTGCAGGCCAACGGCATGGTGGACGCGCGCCTGGACGCGCCGAAGTGGCGCATCCCGGACGGGCAGCGCAACGACTACTGGTACGTGAACCACAAGCTGATGCAGTCGGGTCCGGAGGTGCACACGTACGCGGACAAGTGGGGCGACATCCGGGGCCGAGTGCTCTACCCGAACGAGGCGCGCCGCGTGTACCTCAACCTGGGCGACGCGCGGCCGGGGCACTTCGTGGACGTGGCGCGGGAGGTGGGCATCGAAGCGCCGGACAACTCGCGCGGCGTGCTGATGGCGGACCTGGACGACGATGGGGACCTGGACGTGCTCATCACCAACCAGCACGCGCCGGTGTCGCTGTACCGCAACACGCTGCGCGCGAGCGCCGCGGAGGCGAAGCCGGAGGCGCACTTCGTGGGGCTGTCGCTCGTGGGGGACGGTCAGCGCACGCACCGGAGCGCGGTGGGCACGCGCGTGGTCCTCTCCTACGAGGAGCAAGGCCGGCGGGTGGAGCAGGTGCGCGAGGTGGGGCTGATGGGGGGCTTCTCCGCGTCGGCGGATCCGCGACTGCACTTTGGCCTGGGCCGTCACGCGGGGCCGGTGAAGGCGACGGTCCACTGGTATGGCGCCGAGCCGCAGGAGGTGACGCTGGAGGTGGACCGCTACCAGGAGGTGCGCCAGCCGCCTGCCCCCACGGCGCGACGGGGAGGACGCTGA